A segment of the Staphylococcus ratti genome:
AATCTTCGCCGAAGTGAACTGTGTAATGTCATTCGTAACTGTAAACGTACCAAAAGCCCCTGATCCTTTGGCATGCATACGTCTTTCCGGAATCACTTCACGGTCGAAATGTGACATTTGCTCTAAGAAATAAGGATCTTGCATTAATAAAGGGCCACGAGGTCCAGCAGTTGCAGTGTTCTCACGATCTCCAATTGGGTGGCCAAATAAGCCTGTTAATTTTGATGGTTGTTTACGATACATAATTTAAAACCCTCTTTCTTGTTTAAAATAATTCTAATGTAGCTCTTAATTTGAATTATACTGAAAGATTTGAAAAAAGGGAACTCTTACGCTTTCTAAAAGTGTTTTTTTTTAATTTAGGGCTTTAAAGTTATAAAATTCTATTGAAACGCCTTAGATTTGCAAGTACAATATATAGAACAATTGTATAGGGAGAAGATGTGTATGGAAGAAAAGAATTTAAATAGAGGTCTCCAATTGCGGCATATTACAATGTTTGCTATTGGAGGCGCAATTGGCACAGGTCTATTTGTAGCTACTGGTGGCGTTATCGCACAAGCTGGTCCAGGGGGCGCAATTCTAGCTTATTTGATTATCGGAACAATGCTTTATTTTCTCATGTCCTCTGTAGGTGAAATGGCAACATTTTATCCAGTTTCCGGATCGTTTAGCAGTTATGCGACGCGCTTCGTTGATTCATCACTTGGATTTACGATGGGTTGGTTGTATTGGCTCATTTGGGCGCTTGTAACAAGTGTAGATATTATTATAGCAACAAATGTTTTAAGTTATTGGGATACATTTAGCTTCTTCTCACCTATGGTTTGGAGCGTCATATTTTTAAGCATTTTACTGCTACTTAATGTTTTTTCTGTTAAAGCGTTTGGTGAAGCAGAATTTTGGTTATCACTTATTAAAGTTGTCACAATTATTGTGTTCATTATTTTAGGTCTCTTAGTGATTTGGGGCATATTAGGCGATAGAACGTATGGCTTACAAAACTTTACTGTTGGTGAAGCACCATTTGTTGGTGGTATATCTGGGTTTTTGAGTGTGTTATTAATTGCAGGTTTCTCTGTTGGAGGTACGGAAGTAGTAGCTGTAACTGCAGGAGAATCTGATAATCCTAAAAAATCTATGCCACGTGCGATTAAACAAGTTTTTTGGCGTATATTGTTGTTTTACGTATTATCTATCGCTGTCATTTCAGCCATTATCCCTTATACAGATCCGACACTTTTAAATGAAAGCGGCTCTATTACTCAAAGTCCATTTACGATTGTCTTTGATAAAGTAGGGATTGCATTTGCAGCCTCAGTTATTAATGCGGTTATTTTAACATCATTATTATCAGCTTCTAACTCTGGTTTGTTTACTACGAGTAGAATGTTGTTTTCACTTAGTCAGCAAGGCTCGGCACCTAAGATTTTAGGACGTATTAATCATTCTACAAAATTACCGTTAAACGCATTATTATCAACCTTTATTTTAATTACAGCTGTGACGATTTTTGCGAATTTCAAACCTGAAAGTGTAATGGCTTTACTGAATATTATCGGTGCACTAATCACGTTTGTATGGGCTTCGAGTATCATTTCACAAATCCGCATGAGAAAAGCGATTAAAGCTCAAAATAAAGATATCGATCAATTATTACCTTATAAGTCGCCATTGTTCCCTATTGGACCAATCATCGTACTTGCAACAATTGTATTTTTAATAGTAGGAAGCTCATTTGACGCCATAATCACTTTTAACGTTTCCAAGTTGGCACAAAGTTTCTTACCGGTACTGATTTTAATTGCGGTTTATTTCACACATAAGTTCATTCATCGTACAAAAATCATACCGTTAGACCAAATCGATTTATCAGAACATGAAATGTATCAAAAACACAAATCATCCGTTTAAATCATGTAATTCTAAAATACGACACTAATTAAGAGGTGGAGACATTAAAATGTTCTCACCTCTTATTTTAATAAATTTCGTTTAAATATTTGGTACTGCTTTTACACACTTCAACTTTATACGATACCTTTTTATTTGTATTTCATTTTCAGCAATTGAAAAATCATGTATAATTAAGTAAACAAATGGTAAAGGGTGGACGTATATGGTTGGACAAACAAACCTTTTTGATGATGTATTGAAACAGGACGAACGTTTTGTAATTGTTGTTCAAGCTTTCGAGAACAATCGTAATCAATTAACGAAACGAACATTAAGAGAGTACACAAGCCTCACACACGACCAAATGGATAGTCTATACGCGCACTTAAAAGACCTCTATTTAGAGACTACTTTTGAACCGCAGCAAACTGCCTTTTCAATCACTGTTTATACCAATCTGGATTATGCAGCAGATCAAGTTTATGCGCATATTAAGCGTCATCGCGGTAAAAACGAATGGACACATACAGCCAAATAGATTGAATTCATTAAAAAAGAGACTTTAAGACGCACGAATAGCATCTTAAAGTCTCTTTTGTTACATTCTTTTAGAATGTTTATTTAATATACTGTTTTAACGCAAAAGGAATGCCATCTTCATCATGACTTTTAGTAATCATCGTTGCACGTTTTTTTAATAAATCAATCGCATTGCCCATTGCGATAGGTGTCCCGACAACATCAAACATTTCTTTGTCATTTGCGCTATCTCCAAAAGCAATCATACGATTTACGTCTAAATTTAAGCGATCTGCTAAATCTTGAATTGCTTTTCCTTTAGAGACCCCTTTGCTCATAAATTCTAAGAAAAACGGTTTGCTCGTTGTACATGCGATGTCTTCATTAAAATGCCCGTTAAGTACATTTGAAAGTTTAGCAATATGCGCTTCATAATCTACTCCCATCGCTTTAGGGACTGGCTCTTGTATATATGCTTTTAAATCGTCTACTTTTTTCATTTGTAAACCTGTAATTTCGGATTCTATTGACATATATTCATGTTCACCTTCGTAAATAATATATCCTTCTTTATATGTCAAAGCGAATAAGCCATGTTGACGACAATAATCAATAATTTCATCAAAAGCTTCTTTTTGAATCAACTCACTTGCTACGACCTTATTCGTGCTCAAATCAATCGTTTTCGCACCATTATACGACATAATGTAACTATTGAATTGATCCATTTTTAACGATTGCGCAACTGGAACCATTCCTTCTATAGGTCTTCCTGATGCCAAAGCGATCTGATACCCCGCTTCTTGAATGTCGATTAAATATTGTTGTGTAGCTTCTGAAACGACATTTTCAGAAGTCATGAGTGTATCATCCATATCCATGATAATTAAGTCTGGTTTCATAATTAGGCTCCCTTTAAAAATATTTGTTAAACCCCGTCTATTTATCTTAGTAAGTATACTTCTAATTTAATCATTTGTCTTCACTATTTATCATTATACGAGAGAAGTAATTCTAAGCCGTAAACATCAAGCGCAACAGCTAACATTTTATGCAAATGCTATAATTCAAGTTGTTCTAAGAGATTTAAAATGCGCTTTTCCAATCGAATTTTTTCATCCTCTTTTAAAAAGGAAAAAAATAAGGCTTCTTTGTTAATTTCTATAATTTTTTCAATTGTAATCATATTATGTGTTAATAAACTTCTATATTCTTGAATCAAATTCGTGTTTGTGACTGTTCTATTATCTGTATTTATGATATAGGGAATATTCAATTCATTAAGTTTATTTAAATTTATTTCGTGTAACTGTTTTATAGCTTTGGTCTGTATATTACTTGTTGGGCAAATTTCTAATAGAACATTTTCCTCAGAAAAAAGCAGTAATTTTTCATCATCATTAAATAGAGCTACACCATGACCAATTCGTTTCGCTCCCATTTTAACCGAATCAAAAACATTTTTGATGCAACCACATTCACCAGCATGAAGCGTAATGTTAAGTTTGTTGTTTCTAGCATATTCTAATGCTTTCTCATGATTGTATATTGAATTCTCATCTTCACCACCAGCTAAATCAACGCCAACGATATATTTTTGAAGTAAATCATCTTCTATTAGATGCTTAAATATTTCAATATTTACTTCATTAGAATGATGTTTCATACCGCAAACGATAATTCTGACTGTAATATCGTAAGATGCCTCTGCAAGCTCAGCTCCTTTAGAAACTGCGTTTAGTACCATCGGTATGTCCATATTACCTTGTGCATGAAATTGTGGCGCAAATCTAATCTCGATGTATTTAACCCCATCATTTTCTGCTTGATGCGCTACATCTTGAACGCCTTCTATTAAACTGTCTTCTGTTTGCATTACCTTTAATATTTCGTCAAAAGACTTTAAATATTCTACTAAACTTTCACATTCATGATTAACAGAGATTTTATCAAAATTAATATTAATGCCTTGTTTTTGAGATTGACGTAGAATATATTCGCGACTTACAGAACCATCTAAATGACAATGTAATTCAACTTTAGGTATCGCTTTTATTTTCTCTATATCACACATACTGTATTCACCCTTTAATTCATTAACCTAATGTTTGAATTATACAACATAAAAAGCAGATTTCAATCTACTTTCAAAAATCCATTCAAAATATACGCTTAAGGATATTTAATTATCTGTAAAAAAACATTTAGGCTTTATATTTAGACGAATAAAATAAGCCTTTCCCCTAAAAGAGAACGGCTCATTTTATTTCTTCTTATAATATTATTTCTAAAGATTATTTTCCAATTTAATATCGATGAATCACTTTAGATTTCACACCTTGTGTATTGACTGTTATCAATTCAGAATGACAGGTTTCAAGCTTCTCACGTAAAGCGCGAACAAGAGGCCCACTTTGTTCTTTTTTTATCATTGTCAAAATTGTCGGACCAGCGCCTGAAATCACCGTCGCATAGGCGTCAAACTGTTTAGCAATGACTTTGACCGCATTAAAATCAGGAAGTAAATGTTGGCGGTATGGTTCATGCAAACCATCTCGTTCCATCATTTTACCTGCCAATTCATAATTATGTTGAATAAGTGCACTAATCATTGTATTGCTGATTGCACTATACTTCACAGCCTCTTTATGTGTGATTGTTTGAGGAAGTGCACGGCGTGCCGTTTCCGTTTCTAATGGATAAGATGGTATTGTTACGATAAAATCCACGTGGGGCACGTCGATGTGTGCAACATCAGTAATCGACGTTTCCGAGTCATGGTATCCCACTACAAGTCCGCCATAAATCGTTGGTGCCACGTTATCCGGATGACCTTCTATTTCAGTTGCAAGTTGTAACAACTCATATTTAGATAACTCGATATCGCCAAAATAATTTGCGATGTAAAGAGCACCTACTAATGCAGAAGCAGAGGAACCTAAACCACGTGCTAATGGTATATCACTATACATTTTCACTTCTAAAGCTGGCAATTTCACATTGTATCGTTCTGCCACTTGGTGCGCAATTTTATAGATATAATGCGACTCATCTTGAGGTAAGTTGTCTAGACATGGCCCCTCATGAACAAACTTCCAACTTGTGCTATGAATAGGTTGCGCCTCAATAATCAAAAATTTATTCAATGCCATGCCGATAGAATCAAAACCGCAACCCAAATTAGCCGTTGACGCAGGTATTTTTAAAGTTAATTTTTGTTTAATCATTGTAACGCATCCTTAATATACTTAACGATACTCTCTTTATCATTAGGCAGAGCTTGAATCGGGTTTTCTAATAGATTAATCGCCGTATCTGGATCTTTAAGTCCGTTCCCAGTTAAAATTGCTACAACCTTTTGACCTTTTTCAAGTTTTCCTTGACGATGCAATTTAATCAATCCCGCAATAGAAGCATTACTTGCAGGCTCACTAAAGATACCTTCTTTAGACGTCATGAGTTGGTATGCTTCTAATATTTCGTCATCTGTCACTGCATCGATGAGACCTTGAGAAGCATCAATCGCTTCTACTGCTTTACTCCAACTTGCTGGTTTACCTATACGAATCGCTGTCGCAACTGTTTCCGGATTTTTAACGACTTTATTTTGAACAATCGGAGACGCCCCTTCAGCTTGGAAACCAAACATACGCGGTTGTCCTGTCTGTTCGCGTTCATGATATTCTTTAAAGCCTTTCCAATACGCTGTAATATTACCCGCGTTACCCACCGGTATCGCTAAAACATCTGGCGCTTGACCTTCTAACTGTTCCACAATTTCAAACGCCCCTGTTTTTTGTCCTTCAATGCGATATGGATTCACAGAATTGACCAATTCAATATCCCCATCTTGCGCTACTTCTTTAACAATTTCTAAAGCTTCATCAAAGTTCCCTTCAATCGATACAATTTCTGCACCATACATGACCGCTTGCGATAATTTGCCAAGTGCGATTTTACCTTCTGGAATAACAACGATGGATTTAAGACCTGCACGTGCCGCATAAGCTGCAGCAGAAGCTGACGTGTTACCTGTGGACGCACAAATCACAATTTTTCGTCCTTGCTCTTTTGCTTTTGTCACCGCCATTACCATCCCACGATCTTTAAATGAACCTGTCGGGTTAGCACCTTCATATTTGACATACAATTCAATGTCCAACATTTTTGAAATGGTATCACAATAAATTAATGGCGTATGCCCTTCATTTAGTGAAACGTGCGGCGTATTGTCATCTACTGGTAAAAACGAACGATATTCTTGAACTAAACCTTTCCACATTTGCATACACATCAGACTCCTTCTACTGGATAAATTTTCTTAACTTGATAACCTTCTTCTGCTTCAATGTAACGCTCTGGTGTAGCATCTATCCCTCCTATAACTACTGCTACCGTGTTGTCATCTATCGTTTCAACTTTTAGTGTTTTATGGAATGGTAAGTGTCCTTTAATTACAGATTCTACTTGTTTTTTAGAAACAGGTGGCGTGCTTACAACGGCGTAGTAACTTTCTTTTTCTGTAATAACCACCGGTTCATCATGCATCATTTCTTTAGTTTGTTCAGTTTTAAGCTCAAAATGCGGAGGCAACGTATGTAGATCAGACTCAAACTGTAAAGATACATTCAGTAAATCACTCACGACAGCACTACCCGTGGCGAGACTTCCTGCGCCTTTACCATAAAACATTGTTTCACCTACAGCATCCCCTACAACATAAATCGCATTATATTCATTTTCAACAGATGCTAGTTGATGTGTAAGCGGAAGCAACGTTGGTTTTACAGAGGCTTCTACGTGCCCATTTGTATAGCTTCCTTTACCTATCAGTTTGATTTTGAAGCCTAAAGCTTCCGCCGCTTCAATATCTGCTACTGTAACACCTGAAATGCCTTCTGTTTGTACATCGTTTAAAGTGATGACTTGATTGAATGATAAATAGGAAGTAATGACAACTTTACGCGCAGCATCAATACCTTCAACATCATCTGTAGGATCCGCTTCTGCAAAACCTAAGTCTTGTGCTTCTTGAAGTGCTGCTTCATAAGAAGCTCCTTCTGTCGCCATTTTAGTCAATATAAAGTTAGACGTACCATTAAAAATACCCATGAATTTACTAATGTTATTCGCATTCAATCCGTTATTAATCGCATTGACTATTGGTATTCCTCCTGCCACACTCGCTTCATACTTCAATGCCACAGCATTTTCTTGTGCCAAATCTTCAAGTACGCGTAGATGCACCGCAAGTAAATCTTTATTAGCTGTAATAACATGCTTTTTTTGAGTCAATGCTGCTTTTAGCCAATCTACTGTTGGTTCAATACCACCCATGACTTCGATAACGATATCTACTTCATCATCATTCAAAATGTCATTTACATCTTCCGTTAAATGATATTTTTGAATGTTAATCGGGCGGTTTTTACTTTTGTCTCGGACTAAAATATGTTTAATTTGAATATCCTTTTGAATGGTGTCTTTAATTTGTTGATGGTTCTCTTCGATGATTTTTACAACCCCTGAACCTACAGTACCTAATCCTAACAATGCAACATTGAGTTGTTTCATAAAAAATCCCTCCGTATTAATCTCTCAAAAAGTAATTTATAGTGTTGAATTATACGTAAATATGGTTTAGTATAAGTGCATTAACAATGTTTGTAAAGTTCTAAAAATTTAGAAAATACAGTTTTAATGTTAACCTTTAGGTCATTAAAACAAATTGTAATTTAATCATAAAAGAAAGGTTGTCATATGAAATGAAAGTATCAAAATTCGGAGGCAGCTCTGTAGCGACTGCTGATCAAATCAAAAAAGTATTAAACATTGTCAATAGTGATAATGAACGCCGTATTGTAATTGTGTCAGCTCCAGGAAAACGACACGATACAGACACCAAGACGACCGATCTTTTGATTAGATTATATGAGAAAGTCATCAATCAACTGGACTATACACATAAAAAAGAAGAAATTTTAGAACGCTTTAATGACATTATAAAGGGTCTTAATTTAAAAACCAATATTTTAGAAGAAATTGACAGAACATTAGAACAACTTATACAAGAGCTTAAAAATGAGCCTCAACGTTTATTAGACGCACTAAAATCATCTGGCGAAAACTTCAATGCACAAATTATTGCAGCTTATAATACAGAACAAGGTGTTCCAACGGAATATTTATCACCTAAAGATGCGGGCATTATCGTTACGGATGAGCCTGGAAATGCTCAAATACTTGAAGAAAGCTATGAAAAAATTCATGAACTCAATCAACGCAAACACAAAATCATTATTCCTGGTTTTTTTGGATATTCCAAAAAAGGCAACATTGTCACTTTCCCTCGTGGTGGCTCTGATATTACAGGAGCAATTATTGCAAGAGGTATAAAAGCAACACTCTATGAAAATTTTACAGACGTTTCAGGAATTTATCGTGCAAATCCTAATGTTATTCATCAACCTGAAATCATAAGTGAAATTACATATCGTGAAATGCGAGAACTCTCTTATGCAGGTTTTGGCGTTTTCCATGATGAAGCACTACAACCACTTTATCGCTATCGCATACCGGTCGTTATAAAAAATACGAATCGCCCTGAAGACCCAGGGACATATATCGTACACGATCGTGAGTTTAATCGTAAAAAAGTTGTTTCAGGCATCAGCTGTGACAAAGGATTTACGAGCATTAATATTAAAAAGTATTTAATGAACAGACAAGTTGGTTTTACCGTTAAAATTTTAAATATCCTCGCTAATAATCATATCTCTTTTGACCATATGCCATCAGGAATTGATAACATTAGTATCATTATGAGAACAACTCAAATTCGTGGAAAAGAGCAAAAAATTTTAGAAGCCATTCGTCGTGAATGTGATATTGATGAACTCAACATCGAACAAGATCTTGCCATTTTAATGGTTGTTGGT
Coding sequences within it:
- a CDS encoding amino acid permease; its protein translation is MEEKNLNRGLQLRHITMFAIGGAIGTGLFVATGGVIAQAGPGGAILAYLIIGTMLYFLMSSVGEMATFYPVSGSFSSYATRFVDSSLGFTMGWLYWLIWALVTSVDIIIATNVLSYWDTFSFFSPMVWSVIFLSILLLLNVFSVKAFGEAEFWLSLIKVVTIIVFIILGLLVIWGILGDRTYGLQNFTVGEAPFVGGISGFLSVLLIAGFSVGGTEVVAVTAGESDNPKKSMPRAIKQVFWRILLFYVLSIAVISAIIPYTDPTLLNESGSITQSPFTIVFDKVGIAFAASVINAVILTSLLSASNSGLFTTSRMLFSLSQQGSAPKILGRINHSTKLPLNALLSTFILITAVTIFANFKPESVMALLNIIGALITFVWASSIISQIRMRKAIKAQNKDIDQLLPYKSPLFPIGPIIVLATIVFLIVGSSFDAIITFNVSKLAQSFLPVLILIAVYFTHKFIHRTKIIPLDQIDLSEHEMYQKHKSSV
- a CDS encoding Cof-type HAD-IIB family hydrolase encodes the protein MKPDLIIMDMDDTLMTSENVVSEATQQYLIDIQEAGYQIALASGRPIEGMVPVAQSLKMDQFNSYIMSYNGAKTIDLSTNKVVASELIQKEAFDEIIDYCRQHGLFALTYKEGYIIYEGEHEYMSIESEITGLQMKKVDDLKAYIQEPVPKAMGVDYEAHIAKLSNVLNGHFNEDIACTTSKPFFLEFMSKGVSKGKAIQDLADRLNLDVNRMIAFGDSANDKEMFDVVGTPIAMGNAIDLLKKRATMITKSHDEDGIPFALKQYIK
- the add gene encoding adenosine deaminase produces the protein MCDIEKIKAIPKVELHCHLDGSVSREYILRQSQKQGININFDKISVNHECESLVEYLKSFDEILKVMQTEDSLIEGVQDVAHQAENDGVKYIEIRFAPQFHAQGNMDIPMVLNAVSKGAELAEASYDITVRIIVCGMKHHSNEVNIEIFKHLIEDDLLQKYIVGVDLAGGEDENSIYNHEKALEYARNNKLNITLHAGECGCIKNVFDSVKMGAKRIGHGVALFNDDEKLLLFSEENVLLEICPTSNIQTKAIKQLHEINLNKLNELNIPYIINTDNRTVTNTNLIQEYRSLLTHNMITIEKIIEINKEALFFSFLKEDEKIRLEKRILNLLEQLEL
- the thrB gene encoding homoserine kinase is translated as MIKQKLTLKIPASTANLGCGFDSIGMALNKFLIIEAQPIHSTSWKFVHEGPCLDNLPQDESHYIYKIAHQVAERYNVKLPALEVKMYSDIPLARGLGSSASALVGALYIANYFGDIELSKYELLQLATEIEGHPDNVAPTIYGGLVVGYHDSETSITDVAHIDVPHVDFIVTIPSYPLETETARRALPQTITHKEAVKYSAISNTMISALIQHNYELAGKMMERDGLHEPYRQHLLPDFNAVKVIAKQFDAYATVISGAGPTILTMIKKEQSGPLVRALREKLETCHSELITVNTQGVKSKVIHRY
- the thrC gene encoding threonine synthase — encoded protein: MQMWKGLVQEYRSFLPVDDNTPHVSLNEGHTPLIYCDTISKMLDIELYVKYEGANPTGSFKDRGMVMAVTKAKEQGRKIVICASTGNTSASAAAYAARAGLKSIVVIPEGKIALGKLSQAVMYGAEIVSIEGNFDEALEIVKEVAQDGDIELVNSVNPYRIEGQKTGAFEIVEQLEGQAPDVLAIPVGNAGNITAYWKGFKEYHEREQTGQPRMFGFQAEGASPIVQNKVVKNPETVATAIRIGKPASWSKAVEAIDASQGLIDAVTDDEILEAYQLMTSKEGIFSEPASNASIAGLIKLHRQGKLEKGQKVVAILTGNGLKDPDTAINLLENPIQALPNDKESIVKYIKDALQ
- a CDS encoding homoserine dehydrogenase, with the protein product MKQLNVALLGLGTVGSGVVKIIEENHQQIKDTIQKDIQIKHILVRDKSKNRPINIQKYHLTEDVNDILNDDEVDIVIEVMGGIEPTVDWLKAALTQKKHVITANKDLLAVHLRVLEDLAQENAVALKYEASVAGGIPIVNAINNGLNANNISKFMGIFNGTSNFILTKMATEGASYEAALQEAQDLGFAEADPTDDVEGIDAARKVVITSYLSFNQVITLNDVQTEGISGVTVADIEAAEALGFKIKLIGKGSYTNGHVEASVKPTLLPLTHQLASVENEYNAIYVVGDAVGETMFYGKGAGSLATGSAVVSDLLNVSLQFESDLHTLPPHFELKTEQTKEMMHDEPVVITEKESYYAVVSTPPVSKKQVESVIKGHLPFHKTLKVETIDDNTVAVVIGGIDATPERYIEAEEGYQVKKIYPVEGV
- a CDS encoding aspartate kinase, encoding MKVSKFGGSSVATADQIKKVLNIVNSDNERRIVIVSAPGKRHDTDTKTTDLLIRLYEKVINQLDYTHKKEEILERFNDIIKGLNLKTNILEEIDRTLEQLIQELKNEPQRLLDALKSSGENFNAQIIAAYNTEQGVPTEYLSPKDAGIIVTDEPGNAQILEESYEKIHELNQRKHKIIIPGFFGYSKKGNIVTFPRGGSDITGAIIARGIKATLYENFTDVSGIYRANPNVIHQPEIISEITYREMRELSYAGFGVFHDEALQPLYRYRIPVVIKNTNRPEDPGTYIVHDREFNRKKVVSGISCDKGFTSINIKKYLMNRQVGFTVKILNILANNHISFDHMPSGIDNISIIMRTTQIRGKEQKILEAIRRECDIDELNIEQDLAILMVVGEGMSATVGTANKITTALSDANINLKMINQGSSEISMMFGISNQDAELAVKACYEKCYS